In Parasegetibacter sp. NRK P23, a single genomic region encodes these proteins:
- a CDS encoding TolC family protein: MRKRQLLPLTLITMLAAFQGMAQEKWDLKKCVDYAVANNISIKQAQLDIKVAEVNLKQSRMGQLPTLGFNSGQQWGFGRTRDFATQEIVTQNSFGSSYGLQSGVTLFNWFSNRYNTKGTALEVEATREDVNALRYNTSLSVAAAYLDALLAVEQRRVADVQLELTKSQLDNTRKLVEAGSLPELSAAELEAQVARDTSAVVTAYGAVNTAILQLKALMNLDVATPFELAVPPVDQIPLDPISELQPDLVYNIAVNNQPSQKSNKLRLQSAEYYVKANKAMQWPTISASGGISTQYFSLYRQMNASGQIEKVPYMDQLSENIAESIGIGINIPLFQGYTFRGNYQKSVLNTKNVALQLEQINFNLKRDVYQAYVDATTALEKYNAQKKAVETSQKTYEFSKKRYEVGLLNTIDLIIAQNNFSSAKINLLSAQFEYVFKMKVLEFYKGQGLKL; this comes from the coding sequence ATGAGAAAAAGACAACTGTTGCCTTTAACCCTTATCACTATGCTGGCCGCCTTCCAGGGAATGGCGCAGGAAAAATGGGATTTAAAAAAATGCGTGGATTACGCAGTGGCAAATAATATTTCGATCAAGCAGGCACAGCTTGATATCAAAGTCGCCGAAGTAAATCTGAAACAAAGCCGGATGGGGCAGCTCCCAACGCTTGGATTTAACTCCGGGCAGCAATGGGGATTTGGACGAACCCGTGATTTCGCGACCCAGGAGATCGTTACGCAAAACTCCTTTGGATCCAGTTACGGGCTACAATCCGGGGTTACGCTTTTCAATTGGTTCAGCAACCGTTACAACACAAAAGGAACGGCTTTAGAAGTTGAAGCCACCAGAGAAGATGTGAATGCTTTGCGTTACAATACATCATTGAGCGTGGCTGCGGCATACCTGGATGCGCTGCTTGCCGTTGAACAGCGCAGGGTTGCCGATGTGCAACTGGAACTCACAAAATCTCAATTGGATAACACCCGCAAACTTGTAGAGGCTGGTTCCCTGCCGGAACTGAGTGCTGCTGAATTGGAAGCACAAGTGGCAAGAGATACGTCCGCTGTTGTAACGGCTTATGGTGCAGTAAACACCGCCATACTTCAGCTCAAGGCGCTGATGAACCTTGATGTTGCCACCCCGTTTGAACTGGCGGTGCCTCCTGTAGATCAGATACCCCTGGATCCTATCAGTGAACTGCAGCCTGACCTTGTGTACAATATCGCAGTTAATAATCAGCCCTCCCAAAAGAGCAATAAGCTGCGACTTCAATCCGCAGAGTATTATGTGAAAGCCAATAAGGCAATGCAGTGGCCCACTATTTCTGCCAGCGGAGGAATCAGTACCCAGTATTTTAGTTTATACAGGCAAATGAACGCTTCCGGACAGATTGAGAAAGTTCCCTATATGGATCAATTGAGTGAGAATATCGCAGAGAGTATTGGTATTGGTATCAATATCCCGCTGTTTCAAGGGTATACATTCAGGGGGAATTATCAGAAATCTGTACTGAACACGAAAAATGTCGCCCTGCAATTGGAGCAGATCAATTTCAACCTTAAACGCGATGTTTACCAGGCTTATGTAGACGCCACTACCGCACTTGAAAAATACAATGCCCAGAAAAAGGCTGTGGAGACATCTCAGAAGACATACGAGTTCTCTAAAAAGAGATATGAAGTGGGCTTATTGAATACAATTGATCTGATCATCGCCCAGAACAATTTCTCTTCCGCCAAAATAAACCTCTTATCCGCCCAGTTCGAATACGTTTTCAAAATGAAAGTACTCGAATTCTACAAAGGTCAGGGGCTTAAACTGTAA